A window of Zingiber officinale cultivar Zhangliang chromosome 5A, Zo_v1.1, whole genome shotgun sequence contains these coding sequences:
- the LOC121981936 gene encoding biogenesis of lysosome-related organelles complex 1 subunit 1-like, whose amino-acid sequence MEGVRAEVGSLESSLLQIVQEHQRRSICIREKTDKAKKDALQTAIRVSELLVETVNGQVEATFINEKRIELEIRALVSTIMRYKKQTDQWLAASHALNTVIKEIGDFENWMKIMDFDCKTVNAAIRNIHQI is encoded by the exons ATGGAGGGTGTGAGGGCGGAGGTGGGAAGTTTGGAATCGTCGCTTCTACAGATCGTCCAGGAACATCAACGAAGGTCAATTTGCATCAGAGAGAAAACAG AtaaagctaagaaggatgctTTACAAACTGCTATACGAGTTTCTGAGCTTCTGGTTGAGACTGTTAATGGACAAGTTGAAGCCACATTTATAAATGAGAAACGGATTGAACTTGAAATTCGTGCTTTAGTTAGTACGATTATGCGTTATAAAAAGCAAACAGACCAATGGCTTGCAGCTTCCCATGCATTGAACACTGTTATAAAG gAAATTGGTGATTTTGAGAACTGGATGAAGATCATGGATTTCGACTGTAAAACCGTAAATGCAGCTATCCGAAATATCCACCAGATATGA